TGAGATGGGCCGAATAGAAAAAACGATCTTTATTTTGAATTATATTTCGGATGAATCATTAAGAAGAAAAATACAAAAAGGATTGAATAAAGGAGAAGCCATGAATGGACTGGCAAGAGCTATTTTCTTCGGAAAACAAGGAGAGCTTAGGGAACGAACCATACAGCATCAATTGCAAAGAGCCAGTGCTTTAAACATAATTATCAATGCCATTAGTGTCTGGAATACCCTACATCTGACAAAAGCAGTTGAATACCAAAAAGGTTTAGGTAATTTTAATGTAGATTTGTTGCATCATATGTCTCCTTTAGGCTGGGAGCATATCAATTTACTAGGAGAGTACCGTTTTAATTCTGAAAAAATGGTTGCGTTAGATTCTCTAAGACCACTAAAACTTTCTTAACGTTGTTAAAACTGGGGTAATCGTCTTGAAAATAGGCTTAGCGTTGTAAATCCGCATTTTCCTGACGGTACCCCATTAATAAATGTTCAGAAAAAATCGATTTAGATATTACTGTGAAATTTAAATCTTCATGCTTTTTCCAGTTTTTCTTGATGAAAAATATTGATAAAAGTCAAGAGTTCAAATCACATGTGTTTGAAGATACAAACTTTAAAAAGTTTGTGGAAGAACTTGATTATTATTCAGGTTTGAAGATGGATGATCTTGAGTTTGCAGTAGGAAAAATGAATGAGTCATATGAAGCTCTAATTAACAGAATTGTAAGCTTGAAGTACTCCTTTGATGATCCCTTCGAAACCAATCACACGCTAGTAGATAGATTAGACAGTAATACTATAAAAATATTTAACTAAAAAGGAACACGAATCAATCAACGTTGATGACTAAAAGCATGATATACAACTCTCGAACAACTATGAAACAAAAATTGCAACTAAGGAAATAGTATCTGATATTACGGAAGTTTTAAAATGGAGAAAATAATTATCTGTTTTATTAATGGAACGAAGATATAGTGTGATTGAGGATAATATGAGGTTAGCTGGCTGACTAGGATCAATGATCTGAGTCGGCTTCTTTATATTTTGAGAAAAATAAAGTTTAAAGTGACGTAATTTTGTATGAATGTTAATATAAAAACAAATAAATTTTTTGTTTTTATATTTATAAAGTAAGGATGGGGTTTAGGTTATGGCAAAATTTACAGAGTTAGAAAAAGAAAGAATTCGAGAAGAATTGATTGAAGTAGCCTATCGATTTTTATAGATAAGGGCTTTAAAAGTACTTCTATTGAAGATATTACTTCATCAGTTGGAATTTCAAAGAGTTCTTTTTATATATTTTGCGAATCAAAAGAAATGCTATATATGGAATTACTAGCACGTGAAGGAGAACAAATTGAGAAACAGGTTTGGGCAGAGGTTATGGTAGCTAAGGATATATATACAGCTATAAAGACATATTTAAATAAAATGTCAATGGAATTGGAATCAAAAATATTAACCCAAAGGCTGATTTATGACCTGCAAGAATACAATATCGTATCAAGAAAACTAAATCCACAATACATCGGTTCTGAAAGTCTGAGAAGTATTGTTCCACTAATGGAATTTATTAAGACACGACAAGACTCTAAAGAGATTATTGATGAAGATCCAAACGTTATAGCTGGAGTTTTAAGGGCTGCTTTACTAATAGGTTCTCAAAAAAGAGATTTACAGCAATATAACTATGTAAGGGTTAGAGATTTATTATTTGAAGCTGCTGCTAATCAAATTATTCGAACTTAATTAAATATAGGTAAAGATATTATCGACAGAAAGCAGAAAAGTGGTGATAAGTTATGACAGAAAAAATAATTCGTTTTAATGATGTTCATATCTGTACTGAAAGTTTTGGAGAAATTAATAATCCAACGATCTTGTTAATTATGGGAGCTACTGCATCAATGATTTATTGGGAAGAAGAGTTTTGTAAGAGGCTAAGTAACCAAGGATTTCACATTATACGATATGACAATAGAGATGTAGGCAAGTCAATTACTTACGAATATGGCCATCCAGAGTATACCTTTGAGGATTTGGCTGATGATGCAATCCAAGTTCTAGATGCCTATAAGGTTGATAAGGCCCACATAGTTGGCATGTCTATGGGTGGCATAATTACGCAGATAATAGCACTTAAACATCCAAGCAGGGTTCTTAATATATCATTAATTATGACATCAAATTTCGATTCTAGTCTTCCCAAAAAAGATAATAAAGTAACTAAGGCCTTAAGTGAGCTAAAAATCAGAAACTGGCAAGACAAAGATGAAGTAGTAGAGTGTTTTATCAAAAAAAGCAAAGTTCTTATAGGATCAAAACATATATTTAATGAAGAGAAGATTAGGAGACTGAATGAAGAAGAATTTGATAGAGCTAGTAATTTGCAGAGTATGGAGAATCATGGATTTATTAAAGGCTTGGGTTCGTATTTGTCTAGAACCAATGAAATCAATGCTCCTACATTGGTGATTCATGGAACAGAAGACGCTATTATTCCCTACGAGCATGGAATTTATCTTTCCGAAGTGATACCAAATGCAGTATTGGTTACCTTAGAGGGTACAGGGCATGAGCTTCACCATAATGATTGGGATGAAATTATTAATGCTATATCAAAGCATGCAACAAATTTATGAATAAAAAGTTTTAGTCAGGAGTGATTTGAATGAGTAAAAATATGAAACAAGTTATAGAAATAGCTAAAAAACATAATCTTATTCTAAAGGAAGAAACAATGCAGTTTAATGAATCCGGACTTGATTTTCAAGTTG
The sequence above is drawn from the Exiguobacterium aurantiacum genome and encodes:
- a CDS encoding alpha/beta fold hydrolase, with the protein product MTEKIIRFNDVHICTESFGEINNPTILLIMGATASMIYWEEEFCKRLSNQGFHIIRYDNRDVGKSITYEYGHPEYTFEDLADDAIQVLDAYKVDKAHIVGMSMGGIITQIIALKHPSRVLNISLIMTSNFDSSLPKKDNKVTKALSELKIRNWQDKDEVVECFIKKSKVLIGSKHIFNEEKIRRLNEEEFDRASNLQSMENHGFIKGLGSYLSRTNEINAPTLVIHGTEDAIIPYEHGIYLSEVIPNAVLVTLEGTGHELHHNDWDEIINAISKHATNL
- a CDS encoding TetR/AcrR family transcriptional regulator, translating into MELLAREGEQIEKQVWAEVMVAKDIYTAIKTYLNKMSMELESKILTQRLIYDLQEYNIVSRKLNPQYIGSESLRSIVPLMEFIKTRQDSKEIIDEDPNVIAGVLRAALLIGSQKRDLQQYNYVRVRDLLFEAAANQIIRT